The following DNA comes from candidate division WOR-3 bacterium.
AAGAAGGTTTGTATTATCCGTGTTTTTTGATGGGTTTTGACAATCAAGGGTATGGCGACTATGATGACCGGTATGACATTAGGTCCAAGGGACTGTATGCCCAGATGGGTAAGACTCTGACTGCGTCAAGTGTGACAGTAGTGCCGAGTATGGGCTGCAACTACTGCCTTGAATCGGATGATGGTTTTGATATATTCGGTGGGTTGAAAGCTCAATTCGGCTATTCGGGCGCTTTATTGGTTGATTATGCCGCGAACTTGAACGATCCGGGAGATAACAACAAAGGATATTTGAATGTGGGTCTACGTTTAATGTTCTACGGAGAAATGTTCTTTGAGTTTGCATTGAGGGATTTGTTGGACAATAGCCCGGCCGACGAGCAGTTCAATCGTATGATAAAGCTGGGATTTGAACAGAGTTTCTAATGTTTCACGTGAAACATCCGTTCAGATGATAAGAAATGTTCCGCATCTCGGTACAAAACCTGAAAACGGCTGGTTAAACTAAATAAGGAGGTTTATATGGTTAAAGAACTTACTGATAATGACTTCCACCGGGAAGTTGATAAATCGACTCTCCCCTATCTGGTTGATTTTTGGGCAGTTTGGTGTCCACCGTGTTCGATGGTTGCCCCCATTCTGGAAGAAATAGCCAAAGAATACGACGGAAAATTGCATATCGGGAAGATTAACGTCGATAATGAAATTAAGGTCGCAAATGAATTTGTCATACAGAATATCCCAACCATGATCATTTTTGACAAAGGCACCGAGGTTGAAAGAATCATCGGTGCCTTGCCAAAAGAACAGATCGTAAAGAAATTTGAGAAATATATAGCAAAATAGGGAGGTTTTGTGATTAAGAAAGTGCTGAGGATAATGTCAATTCTGGTAATAATCGCAGTTGCCTGTGGTTCAGGAAACAAATCAAAATCCGGCCAGACCGAGTTGACTGATTTTACGCTTGTTTCGCTTGACGGCGAAGAATATACGCTATCGTCTCTCAAAGGGCAGGTGGTGATAATTGATTTTTGGGCAACTTGGTGCCCGCCCTGCAGAAACAGCATCCCAACCTTTATGAAGTTATATGAGAAATATAATGAGCGAGGTTTTACGATCCTGGGCATTGGCCTGGATGACGAAGAGGCTTTGATCAATTTCAAGAATCAGATGAACATCCCCTACCCTATTCTCGTCGGGAGCAACGAGCTCGCTAAGGCTTACGGTGTCAGCGGTATTCCCAAGACGATATTCATAGATAAGAAAGGTAGCATAAGAAAGACACAGGTTGGTTTTGCACCTGAGCTTGAGTCCCAGTTCGACGCGCTCGTTGATTCACTGCTGAACGAATGACATTGTCTTAGAACCGAGGTCTTTTATGATTACACTAACCTGGTGTGATGGTATACGCTTTGAAGCCGAAGATAGGTATGGGCATAAGGTCATAGTTGATACGGAAAAGGAATTTGGCGGCTCTGACCAGGGAT
Coding sequences within:
- the trxA gene encoding thioredoxin, coding for MVKELTDNDFHREVDKSTLPYLVDFWAVWCPPCSMVAPILEEIAKEYDGKLHIGKINVDNEIKVANEFVIQNIPTMIIFDKGTEVERIIGALPKEQIVKKFEKYIAK
- a CDS encoding TlpA family protein disulfide reductase, translating into MIKKVLRIMSILVIIAVACGSGNKSKSGQTELTDFTLVSLDGEEYTLSSLKGQVVIIDFWATWCPPCRNSIPTFMKLYEKYNERGFTILGIGLDDEEALINFKNQMNIPYPILVGSNELAKAYGVSGIPKTIFIDKKGSIRKTQVGFAPELESQFDALVDSLLNE